One Theropithecus gelada isolate Dixy chromosome 18, Tgel_1.0, whole genome shotgun sequence DNA segment encodes these proteins:
- the LOC112611631 gene encoding uncharacterized protein LOC112611631, which produces MWQAPALPLRNLLQAKSPGRQGEGPSARTCVAGAAPPLPRPEAASLLENGHQRCIRRCSRRPQGRGSLPGPRVACGLRVHSLGTAPAAFAHEASTLSDGRWHLPHPQGLKEDQRLRQEQRELPLVMLSRAGHSIATRRPGLAAALEAQETPTARNQEHGDPASTQLPFHVYQAEKAPPSTVPDPGQQRPPQSKQGLARVSRG; this is translated from the exons ATGTGGCAGGCCCCGGCACTCCCACTCAGGAATTTGCTTCAGGCCAAAAGCCCAGGGCGGCAGGGTGAGGGGCCATCGGCCAGGACCTGCGTGGCAGGGGCAGCCCCTCCACTCCCTCGACCCGAGGCCGCCTCCCTCCTGGAAAATGGACATCAACGCTGTATCCGGAGGTGCAGTCGGCGCCCACAAGGAAGGGGCTCTCTGCCAGGCCCAAGGGTGGCGTGCGGACTGCGTGTGCACAGCCTCGGCACGGCCCCTGCAGCCTTCGCCCATGAGGCCTCCACGTTGTCTGATGGTCGCTGGCATCTGCCACATCCCCAAGGACTCAAGGAGGACCAGAGGCTCCGACAAGAGCAGCGTGAGCTACCCCTGGTGATGCTCAGCAGGGCTGGACACAGCATAGCCACGAGGCGTCCGGGCCTGGCAGCCGCTCTCGAGGCCCAGGAAACACCAACTGCCAGAAACCAGGAGCACGGCGACCCTGCGTCCACACAGC TGCCTTTCCATGTATACCAGGCAGAGAAAGCCCCGCCCTCCACAGTGCCAGACCCCGGGCAGCAGAGGCCGCCCCAGTCCAAGCAGGGTCTGGCCAGGGTGTCGCGGGGTTGA